A stretch of Ipomoea triloba cultivar NCNSP0323 chromosome 11, ASM357664v1 DNA encodes these proteins:
- the LOC115997099 gene encoding mannan endo-1,4-beta-mannosidase 2-like, with amino-acid sequence MVKSRRSKMLARNGMFYPIIVFAAFLAFIYLTFGDLWVSSPEETLKLSFVERNGTQFYADGQVFYVNGWNSYWFMEHAVDVGRRPRVRTMLQAAAKMGLTVCRTWAFNDGAYNALQISPGKFDERVFRALDLVIAEARRHGIRLILCLVNNLKAYGGKTQYVKWAWQEGIGLSSSNDSFFYDPNIRRYFKNYVKTVLTRKNTVTGLEYRDDPTIFAWELINEPRCMTDPTGDTLQVWIEEMSSFVKSIDRNHLLTVGLEGFYGPKDPKRLKINPELWAADLGSDFIRNSNLSTIDFASVHVYPDHWFKNQTFQDKLKFARKWILSHIEDGERVLKKPIMFTEFGLAGENKEVEPYQRDRFFKLILEIMYKSAKHNKSGAGSVFWQFLVERMEEYNDEFGIVPWERPSTYNLITNHSCRLARVQGVLPSQQEHLKSFCFKTQ; translated from the exons ATGGTTAAATCACGGAGAAGCAAAATGCTAGCAAGAAATGGGATGTTTTACCCCATTATTGTGTTTGCAGCATTTCTTGCTTTTATATACTTGACTTTTGGGGATTTGTGGGTGAGTTCTCCTGAAGAGACTTTAAAATTGAGTTTTGTGGAGAGGAATGGGACTCAGTTCTATGCTGATGGCCAAGTGTTCTATGTTAATGGGTGGAATTCTTACTGGTTTATGGAGCATGCTGTGGATGTGGGTAGAAGACCAAGGGTTAGGACCATGCTTCAAGCTGCTGCTAAGATGGGTCTGACTGTGTGCAGAACTTGGGCCTTCAATGATGGTGCTTACAATGCTCTGCAGATTTCTCCTGGCAAATTTGATGAAAGAGTGTTTAGG GCCTTAGACCTTGTAATAGCGGAAGCCAGAAGACATGGAATTAGGCTGATACTCTGCTTGGTTAATAATCTCAAAGCGTACGGTGGAAAGACTCAGTATGTCAAATGGGCGTGGCAAGAAGGTATTGGTTTAAGCTCTTCCAATGATTCGTTCTTCTATGACCCGAACATCCGACGTTATTTCAAGAACTATGTGAAG ACAGTTCTTACAAGGAAGAACACAGTTACTGGACTCGAATACAGGGATGATCCCACGATCTTTGCCTGGGAATTGATTAACGAACCTAGGTGCATGACGGATCCTACAGGTGACACCCTCCAA GTCTGGATTGAAGAAATGTCATCTTTTGTGAAATCAATCGACAGGAATCATCTGCTGACCGTGGGCCTTGAAGGCTTTTATGGTCCAAAAGATCCCAAAAGATTGAAAATTAATCCAGAATTATGGGCTGCTGATCTCGGGTCTGACTTCATTCGGAATTCAAATCTCTCGACCATAGATTTTGCCTCTGTTCATGTATACCCGGATCATTG GTTTAAGAATCAAACTTTTCAAGACAAATTGAAGTTTGCGAGGAAGTGGATCCTATCTCACATCGAAGATGGCGAGAGGGTACTGAAAAAGCCTATCATGTTCACCGAATTCGGATTGGCAGGCGAAAACAAGGAAGTTGAGCCATACCAACGCGACAGATTCTTCAAGCTGATTCTCGAGATCATGTACAAGTCTGCAAAACACAACAAATCCGGAGCAGGGTCCGTCTTCTGGCAGTTCCTCGTGGAAAGGATGGAAGAGTACAACGACGAGTTTGGCATCGTTCCTTGGGAGAGGCCATCGACCTATAATCTCATCACCAACCACTCGTGTAGGCTTGCCAGAGTTCAAGGCGTGCTGCCTTCTCAGCAGGAACATTTGAAAAGCTTCTGTTTCAAGACACAATAA
- the LOC116033990 gene encoding probable serine/threonine-protein kinase At1g54610 isoform X1, with the protein MGCICGKASPSVKDRAGDEKKRESIKGSSESASKRALSSRREESFRVKEKKGKGDARSGLIDKKANGSRRVRDDNFELINKSSEVIFTCSPGCGNVSKATEAELVAAGWPAWFAAVAGEAILGWVPRKADTFEKLDKIGQGTYSSVYKARDLIHDKVVALKRVRFDSADPESVKFMAREILILRRLDHPNIIKLEGLVTSRSSSSLYLVFEYMEHDLTGLASLPGGKFTEPQVKCYMQQLLSGLDHCHSHGVLHRDIKGSNLLIDNQGILKIADFGLATFYDPKQNVPLTSRVVTLWYRPPELLLGATHYGVGIDLWSTGCILGELYAGKPIMPGRTEVEQLHKIFKLCGSPSEDYWKKAKLPHSTVFRPIQPYRRRIVESFKDLPAVAVELMDSLLSIDPEHRGSARVALKSDFFTTKPFACDPSSLPKYPPSKEIDAKLREEEHRRQGVGAKDQPKEPRGAPALDANTEIARSLQRRKENSKSRSEQFNNPHKAASGFTIDPPRPSRAINEPIKNHSDHFPPIISHSGPLAPRIDWAKSAKRYDDISIGSSRADLSILSRSVFPGDSQDRCSASQLDPSNQMEMPVELLEAAVRRQDQRHYVQKFGGSRHGGNGRSNAKETAQQGHDSNGNNIHFSGPLLVPSSKVDQLLKDHDRRIQEAARRSRIEKARLDRARAQEMQRKANSIYNSSVGAR; encoded by the exons ATGGGTTGCATCTGTGGGAAAGCTTCCCCTTCTGTCAAAGATAGGGCAGGGGATGAAAAGAAGAGAGAATCCATCAAAGGATCATCGGAATCAGCCTCGAAACGGGCTCTCTCTTCCAGGAGAGAAGAGAGCTTCAGGGTGAAAGAGAAGAAGGGAAAGGGTGATGCAAGGAGTGGATTGATTGATAAGAAGGCTAATGGTTCTAGAAGAGTGAGGGATGATAACTTTGAGTTGATCAATAAGAGTTCTGAAGTTATTTTCACTTGTAGTCCTGGATGTGGGAATGTTTCCAAGGCCACAGAAGCCGAGTTGGTTGCTGCAGGCTGGCCCGCTTGGTTTGCTGCGGTTGCTGGTGAGGCTATACTTGGATGGGTTCCTCGTAAAGCTGATACTTTCGAGAAATTGGATAAG ATTGGCCAAGGAACTTATAGCAGTGTGTACAAAGCTCGTGACCTGATACATGATAAAGTTGTAGCATTGAAAAGAGTTAGGTTTGATAGTGCTGATCCCGAAAGTGTCAAGTTTATGGCAAGGGAGATCCTCATTTTACGAAGACTTGATCACCcgaatataataaaattggaaGGCTTGGTCACCTCAAGATCATCTTCTAGCTTGTATCTTGTTTTCGAGTATATGGAACATGACCTCACTGGATTGGCATCCCTTCCCGGTGGCAAGTTTACCGAACCTCAG GTCAAATGTTACATGCAACAGCTACTGAGTGGACTTGATCATTGCCACAGTCACGGTGTTCTACACAGGGATATAAAGGGTTCAAATCTTCTAATTGACAATCAGGGAATCTTAAAAATTGCGGATTTTGGGTTAGCAACATTTTATGATCCCAAGCAAAACGTTCCACTAACAAGCCGTGTTGTGACTCTGTGGTATCGACCACCAGAACTTTTACTCGGAGCAACCCACTATGGAGTTGGAATAGACCTGTGGAGTACTGGTTGCATACTCGGAGAATTATACGCAGGCAAGCCAATCATGCCCGGTAGAACTGAG GTAGAGCAATTGCATAAAATTTTTAAGCTTTGTGGTTCGCCATCTGAAGATTATTGGAAGAAAGCAAAACTACCTCATTCGACGGTGTTCAGGCCAATACAGCCTTATAGACGGCGTATTGTCGAGTCGTTTAAGGATCTTCCTGCTGTTGCTGTGGAGCTTATGGATTCCTTACTTTCTATAGATCCTGAACATAGAGGATCTGCAAGAGTTGCTCTAAAGAGTGAT TTCTTCACAACAAAGCCATTTGCTTGCGATCCTTCcagtttaccaaaataccctccCAGCAAGGAAATTGATGCAAAATTGCGTGAAGAGGAACATAGAAG GCAAGGAGTTGGAGCTAAGGACCAGCCGAAAGAACCTCGAGGAGCTCCAGCACTTGATGCAAACACTGAGATAGCTAGGTCTTTGCAG AGGAGGAAGGAAAATTCTAAGAGCCGAAGCGAGCAGTTCAACAACCCACATAAAGCTGCCTCTGGGTTTACTATTGATCCACCGAGACCATCACGAGCTATAAACGAACCAATCAAGAATCACTCGGATCATTTTCCGCCAATAATTTCTCATTCGGGGCCTTTAGCTCCACGAATCGATTGGGCAAAATCTGCAAAGCGATATGATGATATCTCCATTGGCTCTAGCAGGGCCGACCTGTCAATATTATCCAGGTCCGTTTTTCCTGGAGACTCGCAAGATAGATGTTCTGCTTCTCAGCTCGATCCATCGAACCAAATGGAAATGCCGGTGGAGTTGCTTGAAGCGGCCGTGAGGAGACAGGACCAAAGGCATTATGTGCAGAAGTTTGGTGGTTCTCGTCACGGTGGAAATGGACGGTCCAATGCCAAAGAAACCGCTCAG CAGGGCCATGACTCAAACGGAAACAACATTCATTTTTCGGGCCCATTACTCGTTCCATCCAGCAAAGTGGATCAGTTGCTGAAGGACCATGATCGTCGTATCCAGGAAGCTGCGAGGCGTTCTAGGATCGAGAAGGCAAGACTCGATAGAGCCCGGGCTCAAGAAATGCAAAGAAAAGCAAATTCTATATACAACTCAAGTGTGGGAGCAAGGTAG
- the LOC115996590 gene encoding two pore calcium channel protein 1A-like — MEAALLGEEGGGSTARWLYRRGGFNRRSDAIVYGSAYQKAAALVDLAEDGVGIPEEILEQPNFSSSAKLYFIFTNFDLLWSLNYFALIVLNFLEKPLWCSKQSSHSCSDREYYFLGQLPYLTGTESLIYEVVTLVILMTHVLYPISYEGFQIYWKNVFNRLKVILLLVLIADLVAYVLALAGVYYLPFRVAPYLRVAFFILNIRELRDSIYILAGMSLTYLNVMVLSLLFLLFSSWLGFVIFEDTLQGKTVFTSYGKTLYQMFILFTTSNNPDVWIAAYKESRWYCLFFVLYVLLGVYFVTNLILAVVYDSFKCELVKQVAHKDRARLRILEKAFSLIDQDNSGFLNKKQCISLFEELNNYRTLPQISREDFELIFDELDDTRDFKIDLDEFSDLTKAIALKFQKEDSLPCFERYSNIYHSPASEKLRDFVRSSKFEYTIVFILVINFVAVVIESTLDIADSSAQTFWQKIEFVFGWLYVVEMALKIYTYGFENYWRIGQNRFDFVITWVIVIGETATFAAPNGLTFLSNGEWIRYLLIARMLRLIRLLLQVRSYRAFVATFLTLVPSLMPYLGTVFCILCIYCSLGLQIFGGLVNSGNSKLKETDLADSDYLLFNFNDYPNGMVTLFNLLVMGNWQLWMQSYIDLTGTWWTCIYFISFYVISVLWLLNLIIAFVLEAFQVEMELETAAMSEDGEEREETGKRRPRTVGAKTRSQRVDALLHHMLSSELTESSTS, encoded by the exons TGGAGTTGGTATACCTGAGGAAATTCTTGAGCAACCAAACTTTTCAAGTTCTGCAAAGCTATACttcatttttacaaattttgatttactGTGGTCCCTAAATTATTTCGCTTTAATTGTCTTGAACTTCCTCGAG AAACCGTTGTGGTGTTCCAAGCAGTCGTCGCATTCTTGTAGTGACAGAGAGTACTACTTTCTAGGGCAGCTGCCATACTTGACAGGCACCGAATCACTCATATATGAG GTTGTTACTCTTGTAATTCTCATGACACATGTTTTGTATCCAATATCATATGAAGGTTTCCAGATCTACTGGAAAAATGTCTTCAATAGGCTGAAG GTCATATTGTTGTTAGTTCTTATTGCGGATCTGGTGGCATACGTTTTGGCTCTAGCTGGAGTATATTATCTTCCATTCAGAGTTGCACCGTATCTCCGGGttgcatttttcattttaaatatcaG GGAGTTGAGGGACAGCATCTACATCCTTGCTGGAATGTCTCTTACCTATCTGAATGTCATG GTTCTGTCACTTCTGTTTCTTCTGTTCTCTAGCTGGTTAGGATTTGTCATCTTTGAGGACACCCTGCAGGGGAAGACTGTATTTACTTCATACGGCAAAACATTGTAtcaaatgtttattttatttactacaTCTAATAACCCCGATGTGTGGATTGCTGCATACAA GGAGTCACGATGGTATTGCCTGTTTTTTGTTCTATACGTGCTATTGGGTGTGTACTTTGTCACCAATTTGATACTTGCTGTTGTATATGATTCCTTCAAGTGTGAG CTTGTGAAACAAGTGGCTCATAAGGATCGCGCGAGGCTGAGGATATTGGAGAAAGCATTTAGTTTGATTGATCAAGAT AACTCtggatttctcaacaaaaaaCAATGTATCAGTCTTTTTGAGGAACTGAACAATTACAG GACATTGCCACAAATATCGAGAGAGgattttgagctaatatttgaTGAGTTGGATGATACCCGTGACTTCAAG ATTGATTTGGATGAATTTTCAGATCTAACCAAAGCGATTGCACTAAAATTTCAGAAGGAGGATTCT CTACCATGTTTTGAGAGATATTCGAATATCTACCATTCACCGGCATCAGAGAAGTTGCGGGACTTTGTAAGAAGCTCTAAGTTCGAATACACAATAGTGTTCATTCTCGTCATCAATTTTGTTGCTGTTGTGATTGAGAGCACG CTCGATATAGCAGACAGTTCAGCTCAAACCTTTTGGCAGAAGATAGAGTTTGTCTTTG GCTGGCTCTACGTGGTTGAGATGGCTTTAAAAATCTACACATACGGGTTTGAGAACTATTGGAGGATTGGCCAAAACCGCTTTGATTTCGTTATCACTTGGGTGATAG TTATAGGAGAAACGGCTACTTTTGCTGCTCCCAATGGGCTGACCTTTCTATCAAACGGAGAATG GATCCGGTATCTTCTTATTGCAAGAATGTTACGGCTAATTAGGCTCTTGTTGCAAGTTCGAAGCTATCGTGCCTTTGTTGCCACGTTTTTGACTCTCGTACCAAGCCTTATGCCATACTTGGGGACAGTATTCTGTATTTTATGCATCTATTGCTCTCTTGGCTTGCAG ATCTTTGGAGGGCTTGTCAATTCTGGGAATTCCAAATTGAAGGAAACTGATCTTGCTGATAGCGA CTACTTGCTTTTCAACTTCAACGACTACCCAAATGGAATGGTGACTCTTTTCAATTTATTGGTGATGGGAAACTGGCAACTTTGGATGCAG AGTTACATAGATTTAACCGGGACTTGGTGGACTTGCATCTACTTTATCAGCTTTTATGTCATATCTGTATTGTGGCTATTGAATTTG ATCATAGCGTTCGTCTTGGAGGCATTCCAAGTTGAGATGGAGCTGGAAACTGCAGCAATGTCTGAGGATGGAGAAGAAAGG GAAGAAACAGGAAAGCGCCGGCCACGCACGGTTGG AGCAAAGACACGAAGTCAGCGAGTGGATGCGCTACTCCACCATATGCTCAGCTCTGAGCTAACGGAAAGCTCCACCTCATAA
- the LOC116033990 gene encoding probable serine/threonine-protein kinase At1g54610 isoform X2 encodes MGCICGKASPSVKDRAGDEKKRESIKGSSESASKRALSSRREESFRVKEKKGKGDARSGLIDKKANGSRRVRDDNFELINKSSEVIFTCSPGCGNVSKATEAELVAAGWPAWFAAVAGEAILGWVPRKADTFEKLDKIGQGTYSSVYKARDLIHDKVVALKRVRFDSADPESVKFMAREILILRRLDHPNIIKLEGLVTSRSSSSLYLVFEYMEHDLTGLASLPGGKFTEPQVKCYMQQLLSGLDHCHSHGVLHRDIKGSNLLIDNQGILKIADFGLATFYDPKQNVPLTSRVVTLWYRPPELLLGATHYGVGIDLWSTGCILGELYAGKPIMPGRTEVEQLHKIFKLCGSPSEDYWKKAKLPHSTVFRPIQPYRRRIVESFKDLPAVAVELMDSLLSIDPEHRGSARVALKSDFFTTKPFACDPSSLPKYPPSKEIDAKLREEEHRRQGVGAKDQPKEPRGAPALDANTEIARSLQRRKENSKSRSEQFNNPHKAASGFTIDPPRPSRAINEPIKNHSDHFPPIISHSGPLAPRIDWAKSAKRYDDISIGSSRADLSILSRSVFPGDSQDRCSASQLDPSNQMEMPVELLEAAVRRQDQRHYVQKFGGSRHGGNGRSNAKETAQGHDSNGNNIHFSGPLLVPSSKVDQLLKDHDRRIQEAARRSRIEKARLDRARAQEMQRKANSIYNSSVGAR; translated from the exons ATGGGTTGCATCTGTGGGAAAGCTTCCCCTTCTGTCAAAGATAGGGCAGGGGATGAAAAGAAGAGAGAATCCATCAAAGGATCATCGGAATCAGCCTCGAAACGGGCTCTCTCTTCCAGGAGAGAAGAGAGCTTCAGGGTGAAAGAGAAGAAGGGAAAGGGTGATGCAAGGAGTGGATTGATTGATAAGAAGGCTAATGGTTCTAGAAGAGTGAGGGATGATAACTTTGAGTTGATCAATAAGAGTTCTGAAGTTATTTTCACTTGTAGTCCTGGATGTGGGAATGTTTCCAAGGCCACAGAAGCCGAGTTGGTTGCTGCAGGCTGGCCCGCTTGGTTTGCTGCGGTTGCTGGTGAGGCTATACTTGGATGGGTTCCTCGTAAAGCTGATACTTTCGAGAAATTGGATAAG ATTGGCCAAGGAACTTATAGCAGTGTGTACAAAGCTCGTGACCTGATACATGATAAAGTTGTAGCATTGAAAAGAGTTAGGTTTGATAGTGCTGATCCCGAAAGTGTCAAGTTTATGGCAAGGGAGATCCTCATTTTACGAAGACTTGATCACCcgaatataataaaattggaaGGCTTGGTCACCTCAAGATCATCTTCTAGCTTGTATCTTGTTTTCGAGTATATGGAACATGACCTCACTGGATTGGCATCCCTTCCCGGTGGCAAGTTTACCGAACCTCAG GTCAAATGTTACATGCAACAGCTACTGAGTGGACTTGATCATTGCCACAGTCACGGTGTTCTACACAGGGATATAAAGGGTTCAAATCTTCTAATTGACAATCAGGGAATCTTAAAAATTGCGGATTTTGGGTTAGCAACATTTTATGATCCCAAGCAAAACGTTCCACTAACAAGCCGTGTTGTGACTCTGTGGTATCGACCACCAGAACTTTTACTCGGAGCAACCCACTATGGAGTTGGAATAGACCTGTGGAGTACTGGTTGCATACTCGGAGAATTATACGCAGGCAAGCCAATCATGCCCGGTAGAACTGAG GTAGAGCAATTGCATAAAATTTTTAAGCTTTGTGGTTCGCCATCTGAAGATTATTGGAAGAAAGCAAAACTACCTCATTCGACGGTGTTCAGGCCAATACAGCCTTATAGACGGCGTATTGTCGAGTCGTTTAAGGATCTTCCTGCTGTTGCTGTGGAGCTTATGGATTCCTTACTTTCTATAGATCCTGAACATAGAGGATCTGCAAGAGTTGCTCTAAAGAGTGAT TTCTTCACAACAAAGCCATTTGCTTGCGATCCTTCcagtttaccaaaataccctccCAGCAAGGAAATTGATGCAAAATTGCGTGAAGAGGAACATAGAAG GCAAGGAGTTGGAGCTAAGGACCAGCCGAAAGAACCTCGAGGAGCTCCAGCACTTGATGCAAACACTGAGATAGCTAGGTCTTTGCAG AGGAGGAAGGAAAATTCTAAGAGCCGAAGCGAGCAGTTCAACAACCCACATAAAGCTGCCTCTGGGTTTACTATTGATCCACCGAGACCATCACGAGCTATAAACGAACCAATCAAGAATCACTCGGATCATTTTCCGCCAATAATTTCTCATTCGGGGCCTTTAGCTCCACGAATCGATTGGGCAAAATCTGCAAAGCGATATGATGATATCTCCATTGGCTCTAGCAGGGCCGACCTGTCAATATTATCCAGGTCCGTTTTTCCTGGAGACTCGCAAGATAGATGTTCTGCTTCTCAGCTCGATCCATCGAACCAAATGGAAATGCCGGTGGAGTTGCTTGAAGCGGCCGTGAGGAGACAGGACCAAAGGCATTATGTGCAGAAGTTTGGTGGTTCTCGTCACGGTGGAAATGGACGGTCCAATGCCAAAGAAACCGCTCAG GGCCATGACTCAAACGGAAACAACATTCATTTTTCGGGCCCATTACTCGTTCCATCCAGCAAAGTGGATCAGTTGCTGAAGGACCATGATCGTCGTATCCAGGAAGCTGCGAGGCGTTCTAGGATCGAGAAGGCAAGACTCGATAGAGCCCGGGCTCAAGAAATGCAAAGAAAAGCAAATTCTATATACAACTCAAGTGTGGGAGCAAGGTAG